TTAATCTTTTATATGGCCGTTATAAATACTAATCCAGCTAATACTCAAGCTTCGCGTTCAGGTGAATCGAATACACCTTCAAAACCTCCTGCGGACTCGAAAGAAAGAGTAAGCCAGTTTATGAAACAGCTACAGGATGAAATTTGTGCTGGCTTAGAACAGGTTGATGGAGGAGGAAAATTTAAAGAAGATAGCTGGGAGAGAGAAGAAGGGGGTGGCGGGCGATCGCGCGTACTCTTAGACGGAGGTATCTTAGAACAGGGTGGCGTAAATTTTTCGGAAGTTTGGGGGAGTCAATTGCCTGCTTCAATCCTCAAGCAACGTCCCGAAGCAGAAGGACATGGCTTTTATGCCACGGGGACATCAATGGTATTGCATCCCCGTAGTCCTTATATTCCCACGGTTCATTTGAATTATCGTTACTTTGAGGCTGGCCCCGTTTGGTGGTTTGGGGGTGGTGCAGATCTGACTCCTTACTATCCTTTTGCCGAAGATGCTGCCCATTTTCATCGAACCTATAAAGAAAGTTGCGATCGCCATCATCCTGAATACCATTCTGTGTTTAAGTACTGGTGCGATGAGTATTTTTATCTTAAACATCGTCAGGAAACTAGAGGAGTTGGCGGATTATTTTTTGACTATCAAGATGGTACAGGAGAACTATATAAAGGTCCTCATCCTGATAAAGCAGCAGCGGAATATAGTAACAAGTTGGGAGAGATTGAACATCGCAGTTGGACAGATATCTTTAGCTTTATTCAAGACTGTGGTAAAAGCTTCTTACCCGCTTATCTGCCAATTATTGAAAGACGCAAAGACATGGAATATGGCGAAAGACAGCGTAACTTTCAGCTATACCGTCGCGGACGCTATGTAGAATTCAACTTAGTATACGATCGCGGTACTATTTTTGGCTTGCAGACCAACGGACGTACTGAATCTATTTTGATGTCTTTACCGCCTCTGGTTCGTTGGCAATATAATTACCAACCAGAACCCAACACCCCTGAAGCAGAACTATACGAGACATTTCTTAAGCCTCAAGATTGGGTCAATTGGGAAGCATAAAAAATAAGGGATGAGGATGAAGGTTTATTTCCTTATCTCTATTTCTAAGCTTTGTAGAACTCTACTGTAGTTCCTGCGAGATCGGCAACTTTATCGATCAAAGCTTGGCGTTGAGATTCATCCATAACAGTAAAAGAATTAGCCAGATCGACTTTTTCCTGCATCTGTTCGGGATCGTTTGCGCCTGTAATTAAAACACTCACGGGTAAAGACCAAGTAAAATTAATTGCCTCAGCAATGCTAACTCGGTTCGGCACAATCTTCGGATTATCTCCGCTTTGTCCATGAGAAGAACCACCAAAAAAGCCGCCATTTGCTAAAGACTTCATGGCTAATACACCTATATTGCGTTCGATTAGTTGCGGCATTACCTGTTTGATAAAGCTGGAATAGTTAGGATCGGCAAGGTTTACGGGCATTTGACAAGTATCGAAAATATTAGATTCCATAACTCGTAATAGCGCATCGGGTTGATAATGACCAGTAAAGCCAAGATGCCGAACCTTGCCTGATTCTTTGGCTTCTGCCATTACTTCAAACACTCCATTAGCAACGCGTCCATCAACATCTTGAGGATCATTTACCGAATGTACCTGCCATAAGTCCAGATAATCAGTATTCAACCTACGTAGAGATCCTTCTAGGTGAAGACGAGCATCATCCGCATTGCTAGCGGTGCTTTTAGTCATTAAGTAAATAACATCTCGATATTGAGGCGTGAGCAATTTACCGTAACGAGTTTCACTACCACCAGACTGATACGACTCAGCAGTATCGAAAAACCTAACTCCACCTTCAAGGGCAATTTCAATAGTTTCTTGAGCATCCCGTTCGCTGCTCATCCCTCCAACGTGCGCTCCCCCTACGCCTAGCATCGTTACCGCTTCACCCGTTCGCCCCAAAGTTCTAAGAGGCAATAATTTACCTAAGCGATCTGTGGGAGTCTTATCTTGAGCCTCGGCTTGAGTAGAAAGCAAGATTCCAGCCGTAAAACCTCCTAGCCATTTGAGTACTGAACGTCGCTCCATAGTTCTAATACCTTAATCTGTTTTCAAGTTAATTCTACACAGAAAAAAAAGCTAAGAACTCTGGCAAGTTAATATAAACAAAGCTAATTTACAACATCAAACATATATGAACTTATCCGTTAGCTTAATTTTGCTTTACTCCATAGTTGGAGCGGTTATTTTAACTTATGCCCCTTTTTTAGTGGTAGCTTGGGGACGATTACAGGTTGGTTACAATCAATCAGCACCTCGTGCTATGTTTGACAAACTTCCTGCTTATGCTCAAAGAGCTACTTGGGCGCATCAGAATAGTTTTGAAGCTTTGACCATTTATGGTTTGGCTGCGCTGATGGCTTACGTTACTGGAGTAGAATCAGACTGGGCAAAAATTGCCGCGATCGCCTTTATTGTAGCCCGATTGCTCTATTCTGTATTCTATATTTCAAATATTGCTTTAGGGCGATCGCTGATGTTTGCGCTCGGTTCTTTGTCTGGTTGGACTCTATTTGCTCTGAGTATCTTGCGGGTGATGAATTAGCAATTAGCAAGATTTAACACTAAATCCGATTGATAAAGTACTCTTGACCAAACATTAAACATTAAACTCGCGAACAAGTTGTTGATAAATGATAGATGTTAAATGTTCAATGATCTGACTCCTTACCTCATCGCCTCAGTACTGCCAAAACTAATATCATCTTCTTGGTACTCTGGGGGTTCAACGTGAATTAGTACTCGCACCGTGCCGAAATGCTTTTCTAAAAGTTCTTCGATTTGTTCGGTAATTTGATGAGCGATCGCCAAGTCATCTGTATCTACAATCAAGTGCATTTCGATAAATACCTGTCTACCCAACATTCCTCGTGAGGCAATATCATGACAGTTGATTACGCCTGGAACTTGAATGACAACATCGTAGATAGCTTCTGGGGCGATCGCCATTTCATCAACCAGCCAAGGTAAATTTTCACTAATTACTTCCCAACCACTGCGAAACACTAATAACGCTACAGGAAAAGCCAAAATTACATCCAGCCATTGCAGTTGAGGAATGCTTAGGTTTTCAGCTTGCCAAACTCCTACTAAGCTAGCGATCACAATAATTGTTACCCAAATATCGCTCATGGTATGTTTAGCATCAGCGATCAAGATTGG
The sequence above is a segment of the Coleofasciculaceae cyanobacterium genome. Coding sequences within it:
- the hemF gene encoding oxygen-dependent coproporphyrinogen oxidase, which gives rise to MAVINTNPANTQASRSGESNTPSKPPADSKERVSQFMKQLQDEICAGLEQVDGGGKFKEDSWEREEGGGGRSRVLLDGGILEQGGVNFSEVWGSQLPASILKQRPEAEGHGFYATGTSMVLHPRSPYIPTVHLNYRYFEAGPVWWFGGGADLTPYYPFAEDAAHFHRTYKESCDRHHPEYHSVFKYWCDEYFYLKHRQETRGVGGLFFDYQDGTGELYKGPHPDKAAAEYSNKLGEIEHRSWTDIFSFIQDCGKSFLPAYLPIIERRKDMEYGERQRNFQLYRRGRYVEFNLVYDRGTIFGLQTNGRTESILMSLPPLVRWQYNYQPEPNTPEAELYETFLKPQDWVNWEA
- a CDS encoding MAPEG family protein; this encodes MNLSVSLILLYSIVGAVILTYAPFLVVAWGRLQVGYNQSAPRAMFDKLPAYAQRATWAHQNSFEALTIYGLAALMAYVTGVESDWAKIAAIAFIVARLLYSVFYISNIALGRSLMFALGSLSGWTLFALSILRVMN
- a CDS encoding aldo/keto reductase, encoding MERRSVLKWLGGFTAGILLSTQAEAQDKTPTDRLGKLLPLRTLGRTGEAVTMLGVGGAHVGGMSSERDAQETIEIALEGGVRFFDTAESYQSGGSETRYGKLLTPQYRDVIYLMTKSTASNADDARLHLEGSLRRLNTDYLDLWQVHSVNDPQDVDGRVANGVFEVMAEAKESGKVRHLGFTGHYQPDALLRVMESNIFDTCQMPVNLADPNYSSFIKQVMPQLIERNIGVLAMKSLANGGFFGGSSHGQSGDNPKIVPNRVSIAEAINFTWSLPVSVLITGANDPEQMQEKVDLANSFTVMDESQRQALIDKVADLAGTTVEFYKA
- a CDS encoding cation diffusion facilitator family transporter, producing MVQDNRSQVRRVLWLTLFLNLFVMALKFTLGIATGSLSLQADALHSVTDSVNNVLGLVTNRISSPQPDREHPYGHQKFEAVGALGIAAFLGIACFEILRGAVEKIFLNTEKVEISISSTELWLLLLVLGVNIFVAFYERNIGRKINSPILIADAKHTMSDIWVTIIVIASLVGVWQAENLSIPQLQWLDVILAFPVALLVFRSGWEVISENLPWLVDEMAIAPEAIYDVVIQVPGVINCHDIASRGMLGRQVFIEMHLIVDTDDLAIAHQITEQIEELLEKHFGTVRVLIHVEPPEYQEDDISFGSTEAMR